The Etheostoma spectabile isolate EspeVRDwgs_2016 unplaced genomic scaffold, UIUC_Espe_1.0 scaffold00001553, whole genome shotgun sequence DNA window TTAATAAGTTTATTAACTTTGAAAGTACTTTTGTGACTCTGctttttgttgtacttttaTGTCGTGAcataggtcttaaatttcagtcatacatttcttaaaaagatcttaaaaagtcttacatttgacTTGTTGAAACCTGCAGAAGCCCTGTTAACCTTACAGCAATACTCACACTGACTAATAGCAGATGTCACATCCCAGAAGGTAGACATGTCTCCCTACTTTATTTAATGGGAGTACTTGCAGTAACTGTGAGCTAACTTAACTTAAATATCTACAGATGTTCCCTGAAGTTGGACGTTGATAGAATATGACCGCTGGCAAACATTCTTTGCATTGCACTTATGTTTGAACTTCTTCCCGAAGGGTTCTGGTACtgtaaagttttttaaaaatctgtaaCCATAGTGGCAACTCTAATACAGAGTCAGGCAGGCGGCGCTGCACATTCAAACAGGAGAAACAATCAAAAGAATCAGGATAGCATCACACTTATTCAACAGCTGTGGCTGGAATGGCAAAAGAAGACATTGTGCACATGTAAAACATGCAAAGCAACATGTAGCCTAGCCTTTTACAGaaattattcacatgtaacctttattttgtaattaagtTACGTAACACTGATAACCCCCAACCAACATATTCTCACTCTCCCATTGTGTAAAAGACGGACGCTTGGTTATGTGCCTTTGGTGTTTGTTATCACggtaaaagtctcctttagcatcaggTCTCTTGTCGTCACTTTTGGCGCTGTGGGTCGGGACTGACAAGCGCAGAAGAACAGgttagttaggtttaggaataGATGGCGGGTGGAGTTATAAATGTACATTCTGTGTCAAGAAGGGAACCTGAACCCCCGGTTTCCTGGTGAAAGccatgtgttgtttgacccatccaccaccacaACCAACCTCGTACAGCGGCATTTCGGTCGTTTCATACTTTGCTCCACCGTTGTCTTTCTTAATACTACTGTCATCTTACAGTGCCGCAGTGGAGCTGCTACGTTCCATCCAAACGCTGAAGGGTGCTTTTTGCGTtatatctgacgctgagagccgCTGACCACCTACAGCTTGGCTTTCCCCATGGCAAAAGCATATTCCCTTTAGAGTTAGCCAGACTTTGAAACAGCCATAAGACTTGTACTTTGAGGATATCACACATACACTTGTGAAGAGAAACAAGGTCAGTGACAAAGCTTGGGGCTAAACCACATTAGAGCAGTAAAATCAGTAAACATCTCCAAATCAATTCTTAAACTAACCGGAAGCCAATGAAGAGCAACTAAAATAGACGTTGTATGGTCTCAAGATGACACGCATGTGTTAGACACCCTGCAGCTGTGGTTTTTACTACAGGAGCTGCAAATAGGAGAGCTGTCTCCTGACAGTGGAAGCAGTCAGAGAGCTACAATCTGGCGATATGAAAAGTAGCAGAGAGACGTTTTTTTAGGTCTTTGTAGATCAGTAAGTAAGCTACTAGAACACTAGAAAACCTGACCCAACTGCCATTTTGACTCTAAACTCACTGAAAGAGTTTAGAGTCAAAAACGGGAACTTTCTCCTTATTATCAAAAGAGTTTCTCACAACACCATAAAGTGTTCTCGCTGTGTCTCCTAATATACAGCTaccatcatgttaaataaagtcatgaaacaacagtaaatataataataaacagaTGTGAAACTAAATGTCACACCAAAAATTCAACTAAATATTGCACTTCACGATTAGCTGAACTGGGTACTCACCGGGTTGCATTCTTTCAAATCTCgaatttgaaaacaatttgTTGTTCAATCCTAGTTGACTATTTAAAAAGTCAATGCTGACTTAAAGTGGCTATATGTAACATTCCATTTGTGTTGATTCTATTCTACTACTTTCGACAAAAgcggtagtgtttttaccacacctgctgtcatGAAGGTCTAAGAGTTAGCATTAGCGCGAGTTCATATCATCATCATATGAATCAGTCATAAAATCATACCAAGGCAGCAATTACGTTTACTCCTAAAAGTATTTGCAAACCaaattgttgcatttcaagtgcttcaaaacaaaatgatgaTATAGGTTTTGTCATTGCATTCCCAAATGACTGATGATTTGCTATGCAACAACAAACCTATATGATCATAACAGCACAACATCATTTGACAGTGCCTTCTGAAATTAATTTAGCTGTTTTCTGATCTGCCACTGCTATGGACATGGTTTGGGAAGGTTAGGCACAAAAACAACTTGTTTAAGGTCAGGGAAAGATGGTGGTCATGCTTAAACGCACCATGGCATGGTGccctttggatgcttttatatagaccttagtggtcccctaatactgtatctgaagtctcttttatatagaccttagtggtcccctaatactgtatctgaagtctcttttatatagaccttaccttagtggtcccctaatactgtatctgaagtctcttttatgtagaccttagtggtcccctaatactgtatatgaagtctcttttatatagaccttagttgtcccctaatactgtatctgaagtctctttatagaccttagtggtcccctaatactgtgtctgaagtctcttttattagaccttagtgtcccctaatactgtatctgaagtctcttttatatagaccttagtggtcccctaatactgtatctgaagtctcttttatatagaccttagctgTCCCCTAACTGTattgaaagtctcttttatatagaccttagtggtccctaatactgtatctgaagtcgcttttatatagaccttagtggtccctaatactgtatctgaagtctctttaatatagaccttagtggtcccctaatactgtatctgaagtctctttatatagaccttagtggtcccataatactgtatctgaagactcttttttatagaccttagtggtcccctaatactgtatctgaagtctctttaatatagaccttagtggtcccctaatactgtatctgaagtctctttatatagaccttagtggtccctaatactgtatctgaagtttctttatatagaccttagtggtcccctattactgtatctgaagtttctttatatagaccttagtggtccctaatactgtatctgaagtctctttaatatagaccttagtggtcccctaatactgtatctgaagtctctttcccaaaattgaGCCTTGAATTCCagcactagagccagtcccacactGAGCTTTCCTTAGGCTGTGCCATTTTGAGTCTGTATCTTttgaagaggaggggggaggggatgacctcataaggggcaagtttccagattggcccatctgagttttcatttctcaaaggcagagcaggatgcccGGGGCTCGGTtaacacctatcaccatttctagccactggggtggtcataggcaggctgggggaactcatcttaatgttaaaaaactcataaagggacattttcatgccatggaacctttaaaggAAACCAAACTTGTCAATAGAGGAAATGGGAAACACAATTAAATGCTTTGTCGACCCATGTATCCTGTCTGACCTCCGCCCTAACACCACCTTCACATTGGCACAGCAGATACAGCTGCTGTATCAAAAGTCATTAACTCCCTAAGGAGATTCGCAGGCCGCATGCAACTGGGTTCAGACAATGCAAACGAGTGCGGTGGGAAAATAATCGTGTCTGTTGCTCATCCACACAGCAAATTTGAGCCTTTGGAATAAACTCTCTGGGAGTTTAAATCAACTCAATTTGAGTGTACATGTGAGACCATCAAATAACTCTAGGGCAGAGTTAAAGTAACTATTTTGTAGGAGTTGATCTTTTAACCCTTTTCAGGAGTTAAACTGAACTACTGTGGGAGTTAAACACTAATCCCATGTAGAGTAAAATAAAACTCTAACCTTGAGTCATTTTAATGTAAACTCCTTAATAGTGTTAACAATCAACACttaaagtatgttttatttaacactTATAGAGTTGATATAAAATTAAGTTTAGGTGAAAAAGactacataaaacaaaaaacaatacaccACATTACATTATTTCtacaatatttatttgtattgacaAATCCATAGTGTTTAACAATCCATGCTACATGAATACTTGTGTACcaagttatattttgaataaaGTGCTTTCTTTACTGACAGTGTAAACCTTTTTTCAGCAAACATTCACTTAAACAATACAACTTTCTAAAACAACATAAGAATTTGAATCACGCCCATAGGACATTTGGGCATCAAACGATTTGAAATGCTTTAATGTATCCCTTTCTAGAACAAAAATCTTCCTAGGGATGCTTTCACTTATTTGGAAAGCATGAAAATGGTCGTGGAAAAAAGTTTCacgttcaaccaaaacaaaacacctttCCCATTGTCCATCTGCAGATGCGTTAAAAAAATTGAACTCGTACGACTGATGGTTCCTATCCGACAATCCGAGCGTAAGTTAGCGTTGCTGTGGAATTGATAAACAAAACTGAATTcttaacttaaaaaaagtaatagtgatTTCATAACGACATGTTGTCatgtaattttttaattttaaaacttattAGGGCAGTTacaatacaattaaaatgtatagTTGCAACAGACATTGAAATATTGACTTTATCCGGCTACACATTCAACCAGCCGACTTTACATCCTGGGCAACTTTCTCCACGCAGCAGCCTTTCTGTTTATATCTCTATAGCCCTCAGCTGACGAGAGAACGAGTCGTTCTAGTCTCATATCCGACGCTTTCAGCGGTGCAGTACGACGTCCGTTGGGGGAACATTGCGTATTATGGAGCTGATTTCGAGTGCCAGTGTGAAGGCGGCGTAAAGGGTTTTGCGCTGTTATGACAATGTCACGTTCTTTCTATCCTTGCAGCCATAATGTACATGTCCGTAGAGGTCATCTGTCAGCAGAAGGACCCAAGTTGTTTTTGGATTGAATAAATGAGCAATGTTATCTATTGCTTTGCTGCCTGtgagggagaaaaaagagagagagaaacaagtgACAGTATTGATGCACACAAAAGAGGTGGGATATAAAAAAAGCTGGAGGAGGAATGCAGATCAGTAACAGATGGCTtgacataaaaacaaagacaagaggAAAGGAatattgtgtgtgagtgtgtgttctgtttgtgtTGCCTTTGGCTGTTACGTGAGTATTGTCTTGTCAAAACCGTTAAACACACATCCAATTAGTCACGCCGCTTCgtatgtaaaacacacacacacagatcacaaaCGAAATAAACTGGTTCTTGACCTTTTCTTGGGATCTGTCAACAACATTCAAACAcactcaacaacacacacataggtACAATCCTGTCAGTATCATGATAAATCTTCTCACAGCATATTCACAGTATTGTTGATAATGGTTCAGTACAGTATTCATGTTCCACAAACCTACAAATGCAGAGAAGATATCACAGCtactgttgtgtttctgtgtttgcatgtgtaatAATATTTCTTCTTTCGTTGTCCAACAGAGGTGTGTGAAGTGGTCTGTGGCAGCCACGGCGTCTGTTACGGCGGCGTGTGTCGATGCGAGGAGGGCTGGACAGGAACTGTGTGTGACCAGAAGGCCTGCCATCCACTGTGCAGCAAGAATGGAGTGTGTAAGGAGGGGAAGTGTGAGTGTGACCAAGGATGGACAGGGGAGCACTGTAATATCGGTGAGTGGGATCacaacacacgcgcacacacactacacGAAAAGTGTAAGAAGGGAAAGTGAGACTGCGAGATGTTTTCTCAATATCCCCAAAAAATTGTATACTTTCACACGCAAGCGTTACTTATTCCTTTCCTAAAATGGAAATGCGTGAATGAGTATGTTCTCTGTGCAAAGAGATTGAGAGGAAAGCCTTTCCCAAACCATTTTACTTTTGGGTTGCCAGATAGCACTAACAAGACAATAAAGTTATACTCCAATTTGGCATTGCTTCATGACGAACTTAAACttcagtcaatttttttttttacccttggTATCGAAATCGGCATCGAGAATCGTGttattttactgtgttttaGTATCGTGACACCCCTAATAGTAAAGGAcgtgtttttcacattttcacaacTGTGCATGTAACCTCAGATAGCTTATCTTGACATACACTGGCATCtagcagtggaaaaaaaacgtaaaacaCCGACCGAACCACTGAAGAACAGCTGTTACTCATTGTTGATGGAAAGAACCCTTTCTTTCCTTATTTTGCTTGGTGTCTACCGTACCTACTGACATTGGATTGTGTTTTTAAGTGAGTATCCATGTCGAGTTGGAAAACATCCTGTTGTGTTGTAACAGTTAAACGGTGAAACAGATGAGACGGGGCCTTGTTGCTGCTTCAGTTCACCACCgcgaaaaaaagcaaaaaaaagacagctaCAGTATTGCTGTGGAAAGAGTTGCAAATTGGCTTTAGTTATTGTCACaaaccacacagacagacacacacacaaacacacacacacacctgacacgTGGAAAGGACGCTGAGAGCATAACGACAAAGAGATGAGGGGAAATCCACTAGAGTGCTTAGCCACAGTGTTTGGACAGATTGTATGGCTGGGAGAGGATACAGGCTCGCTCCTTTCTTCTCCTGTCCTCTATTCACTAAccatcacatttacattttatgttaAAGTCTGCTGGAAAATGTGACCTCACTGTGACTGTTTCCATATTCATTAATttgctgttttaatattttcagcATGGAAATATCTCAGCTTACGTTTTTCTTAAGCCAGTGCAATCCATATGTACACTAGTCAACTGGTTTTGGACCCAATAACCTTCCCTCGCGTTAATGAGGTGTCTTAGATGAATATGATGAAGAATAATAGCGTctttctgtccctttctctgtttgtgtctaaTTGaaattctccctctctctggtgTCTCCTTTCACTGGTGGTGACACTGGAGGGGTTTTGTTACTATTCTACTGCCCAATATCTGGACTAAATGctctctttctatctatctgcttcctttctttcccccccccttccttcttAAAGCTCACAATCCGGACATTAGAGTAAAAGGTATTgtgctcttttctcttcttctcctcatcACTTGCTTTTTGTCGTCGTCCCTTCTTCCTTTGCCGTTCTCTCCATGTGAAGCTGTGGCTGCTTCAGtggttattttatttacatatttattgcgaacttatttttaaattttggatGCCTTGGAtatcttctgtttttttccgcTCATCCCCTCTATCGTTTTGCCAGCTCTGAAAACATGCACTATTACTGTTCATTTCAGGATTGTCCTTACCCAAATGCACAatggctttttttctgttgcctaTTAGGATGCAAACTCAGATACTATCTTATAAGATAGAATTAAACCtggagaggtttttttttaccttacaTGTGATTTTACAAATGCTGAGACACCGTTGAAAATGAGAAGATGTATCTCTAGGGGTTTATCCTGATAAAATCACATTTAataaccctctgaggtctaagggcaCTTTTAGATATCTTCTTGAATTCTCCTTTTTAGGGTGTTTAGATATAAACTGATCCCcatgtgttttatatcataATGTTCAGACCAAACTCAGCTTTCTATAGAGCTGTTCCAGAGCAATGCATAAGACATAATTTGGCTCTAAAGTGGAAATATTTCTCAAACATACCTACAGTCAATGGTTTCGGCACTTGAAATGCCTTTGCAAAAGTCTTGGGTTCACAAAAGTAgcttaatatataaataaaaattgtaaataaatgtctaaaatgaatTTCGTAATATCGCTTTTTGAGTAGGAGTGTTGTCAACATCGCTTGGACTCACTGCTGCGTCTTTTGCCTCTCAGAGGGTTAACACTGCGTGTTTGTCATCAAATGCCTACTTCAGCCTCCTaaatttcttgaaaaaaaaccgGACCATATTTGCGGTAAATTGTTATTTTCatcaaaagttaaaagaaatagCTCAGAAATTCAAAATCTGAGGAAATGAATGAGGTATGTTTACCTCCATCATTAGATTCCTGGCTTTTTACCGTTGTGTTAGGAATTGGTTTGATATTGCTGACTTGTTTTTTAAGGTTGCTTTACAGCTTGTTACTGCTCTTAACAATCACATTTAGTGACGTGATCCACTTTCTAGTATGTTGAAGCTGGatcaaaaaaaagggggaaattaAGCATGAAACAGAACAAGTAccgacaaaaacaaaacaatgaaaagaaagaacatACTGAGTTGTTAATGTTCCACTTATTCCCTAGTAGATACCCTATGTTTGACATTGTATAGTTAACATTCTTTGTGTCTTGGGATAGTCAATACATATTTATGCTTTTAGAAGACTAGTTCAGTACAGGCACAGGCAAATATAATATTGGACATTTCTGACGTAGAACATGAAATCCTGGCTCTGCTTTAGGCTTAGTTTTCCTGTAAGCTGTTTCATCTCCTGTCCATGTCTCTAAACACAGGCGTACTCTTACATGTGCGTGAATAGGTTTAAGCAACCATAATCTGACTCGCACAGTTGGCTTTTGCGCCAAAGATGTCAGTCATGCCTTATTTTATACAGAACAGTTGTGTAATTGCAAGTATTTACACAATCGCAAAGCAAATGGCCCTTGCACTATGACAGCagtaaatcaattcagctggtTTTAAGCCTTTTGTGTGCAACATGGGAATATTCTCAATAAGGTGCTCAATTCTATTTGCCCAGAGGCAGTGCAGTATGGggcaatgaaaagaaaaaacgttTTGGATTATAACATGGCCTTCCTTTACATCAGGCACTGAATACAGTCCCATTAGTTGGTTGGTGTGTGACTGTAATTGCGTGTAACATTGacacagttccacattcataCATGGAAACTGTCCATAGTCattacaaccacagtctgatcagctgccactgagcagctccactagAGTGGTAGGGCTTAaaggccttgctcaagggcacctcagtggtggtaatgagagtgttctttcactttccccaccaaGATTTTAACCTCCCGGTCCCAAGCTCCCAACACCCACCACTCCACCCATTTACTTTCCTTACTGCATCCTGCTCATAAATGGTATGAGATGTATGCCATACCTTTCTGACTTCCTGCTGTTAGTAGAGCTGTAATCATTTCAAACTAATTGTCTAAGAAATAATTGCGAGTAAGAATATAATACTCTTTCAGCCAAATCataatttttttagtttttgttttttttaagttttgagtGAATTCTAATTTTTTGGGTTATATaatcactgtcatgtgacccagatcATGTGATAACATAAATACATAGCCTATGAAACAAAGAACTCCTCTTtatgaacataaaacatattttctaaCAGTATCCCCTTCTTTTTGCTATGAACGTGAATAGGTTCAAttgccaaaaaaaatgaaataataatgaaaatatctAGTCTGACCAATAGTCACTTCTATAATTACAATTTagcatatctaaacaaaatctatctatctaaaaacTATTACCAATCATaccccttaaccctcatgttgtccttgggtcaaattgacccgttttcagttaattttttatCACAACaaatgggccgtcaaaataagcgctgaaaatgtcaacattaaaatattaaaacacttttttaaaacacatcaaGAACATCAATAAatgcacccacaacattgaaaaagtgacaaaaaagcaataatgtcgaaaaaaaataagaccaaaacaattttatggttgacgggaagacaacataagggttaagaccttagctaatgtAAGCAATCAATCGCGGTTAAACAAAGTGGGGGGGAATTGGCAGACAATTATGTTATAATTGTTTCATGCCTAGCTGTCAACTGTTGAGGCAAGGAAACATCTGCTGCCTGAAGCTGGAGAGTGGGCCTGGAGCTGAGGCTAGACCACCAATCAGCAACCTGATGATGTGATGACTGAACTGACGACAGCGTCAATATTAAGCATGTCCCCACAAGCATAATCCTGTATAGTATTGCTTTGCCATATAGCAATATCTGGCTACTCCACAAAGCATTTGAGCACGTTAGGAAAactgctctggtttaatggtatttctctaaaccaatcagaattgtcttgggcggtgcagATGTTGGATGATTCTACAAAAGccagcaatatgttcaatgccaATGTTTGAGACAACTCTAATTAAGGTTAGGCAACTAAAAACACTTggttaaagttaaaataatcCAATTGAAATCGATTACGGTAAGTCTAAACAGTCTGGAACCAGCCTATAAAATAAAGACCAAGTGTTTAAACCACCTGGGGTGGTGCATACACATCATCTGGATGGGCCTGGAACGGCTGCAGTTTGGGTCCTAAACCACGCCCCCTCAATTttaaaaatccaaataaaaatCAAAGTGCACGTCAAATATTATTTTCCCCAATtatgttttctgtcattttaagtAGTTCTGATCCATTTGTTCAGGTGTTCATTTTTGGATATTAGTTATTTGAAGCTATAAAAACAGGATAAACATTCATTATTACATAATGATAACAGACTTCTAACTTGGGTCCAAAAATGCTACATCCTACGCttccataatgcaactcaatgATGCCTTTTGCTCTTTATTGCTAGTTTATTCCTAGATTGTGAAgttgcagtagctcagtctgtagaattgagttcaagt harbors:
- the LOC116675154 gene encoding teneurin-3-like, whose product is MCPDQCSGHGTYNAETSTCTCDQSWTGPDCSSEVCEVVCGSHGVCYGGVCRCEEGWTGTVCDQKACHPLCSKNGVCKEGKCECDQGWTGEHCNIAHNPDIRVKGIVLFSLLLLITCFLSSSLLPLPFSPCEAVAASVVILFTYLLRTYF